Proteins encoded in a region of the Coffea eugenioides isolate CCC68of chromosome 4, Ceug_1.0, whole genome shotgun sequence genome:
- the LOC113768155 gene encoding uncharacterized protein LOC113768155 has translation MAASTINLSLLSQTFSSLQIHPLLTKPSLQFPLQNPPLILKPHLRIQSQKSHITNPQTKQPIHDNSYPDDDGVPIEHVKMLVKFKSRHNYIRILEVSRKADHPLAGSRLLLLDAPGNIHSISYLFKSLTNAYFDVFATIPPIIPPGPIGILGFGAGSAARILLEMYPQVAIHGWELDPSVISVGRQYFGLEKLEKDHQDRLFIYIGNALNASLRDGFSGILVDLFSKGCVIPELQAPQTWEKLKGCLREGGRIMVNVGGSCVEPDDIRKDGKVIMEETLEAMNKAFPGEVFVLNLGNRKDDSTVALTGKLPNLVEWKKAVPRPLKFYIEMWKPYRA, from the coding sequence ATGGCTGCTTCAACCATCAACCTATCTCTACTTTCTCAAACCTTCTCCTCCCTTCAAATCCACCCTTTGCTCACCAAACCCTCCCTCCAATTTCCCCTTCAAAACCCTCCTCTCATACTCAAACCCCACCTCAGGATCCAATCCCAGAAATCCCACATCACAAATCCCCAAACCAAGCAACCAATTCACGATAATTCCTATCCTGATGACGATGGAGTCCCAATTGAACACGTGAAAATGCTAGTCAAATTCAAGTCACGCCACAATTACATACGGATTCTTGAAGTTTCAAGAAAAGCAGACCATCCACTAGCAGGGTCCAGACTGCTTTTGCTTGATGCTCCTGGCAATATCCACAGCATATCTTACTTGTTCAAATCACTGACCAATGCTTATTTTGATGTTTTTGCGACAATCCCACCAATCATTCCTCCTGGACCAATTGGAATTCTTGGTTTTGGGGCAGGTTCAGCAGCTAGGATTCTTCTGGAAATGTACCCACAAGTAGCTATTCACGGTTGGGAGCTGGACCCTTCAGTAATTTCAGTCGGGAGGCAATATTTTGGGCTGGAAAAGCTTGAAAAAGATCATCAAGATCGGCTGTTTATTTACATTGGGAATGCTTTAAATGCTAGTTTGAGAGATGGGTTTTCAGGGATTTTGGTTGATTTGTTCAGTAAAGGGTGCGTGATACCTGAACTTCAAGCTCCACAAACATGGGAGAAGCTGAAGGGATGCTTGAGAGAAGGTGGGAGAATAATGGTGAATGTTGGTGGGAGCTGTGTTGAGCCAGATGATATCAGAAAAGATGGGAAAGTGATAATGGAAGAGACTTTGGAGGCTATGAATAAGGCGTTTCCTGGTGAGGTTTTTGTGCTGAATCTTGGAAATAGAAAGGATGATAGCACAGTTGCACTTACTGGTAAATTGCCTAATTTGGTTGAGTGGAAAAAAGCAGTTCCAAGGCCTTTGAAGTTTTATATTGAAATGTGGAAACCCTATAGAgcttaa
- the LOC113768856 gene encoding histone deacetylase 6, which translates to MDSSDAGGASLASGPDGTKRRVTYFYEPNIGDYYYGQGHPMKPHRIRMAHNLIVHYSLHRKMEINRPFPAKRDDIRRFHSQEYVDFLSSVTPVTVHDHTHSRHLKRFNVGEDCPVFDGLFEFCQASAGGSIGAAVKLNRQDADIAINWAGGLHHAKKSEASGFCYVNDIVLGILELLKVHRRVLYIDIDIHHGDGVEEAFFTTDRVMTVSFHKFGDFFPGTGHIKDLGVGQGKYYALNVPLNDGMDDGSFRDLFRPVIQKVMEVYQPDAVVLQCGADSLAGDRLGCFNLSVKGHADCLRFLRSFNVPLMVLGGGGYTIRNVARCWCYETAVAVGVEPDNNLPYNEYYEYFGPDYTLHVEPSLMENKNSARDLERIRNMLLEQLTKLTHAPSVQFQTTPPITEAPEVAEQSMDQRPQPRIWNGENYESDSDEDEKPRHRSINSNVTPMTDADMRDISD; encoded by the exons ATGGACTCCTCCGACGCCGGCGGTGCCTCTCTGGCTTCAGGTCCCGACGGAACTAAGCGGCGCGTGACATATTTCTACGAGCCGAACATAGGCGACTACTACTATGGACAAGGCCACCCCATGAAACCCCACCGCATTCGCATGGCCCACAATCTCATCGTCCACTACTCTCTTCACCGGAAAATGGAAATCAACCGCCCCTTCCCGGCCAAGCGAGACGACATCCGCCGCTTCCATTCTCAGGAATACGTCGACTTCCTCTCCAGTGTTACGCCGGTCACTGTTCACGACCATACCCACTCGCGTCATCTCAAGAGGTTCAATGTCGgcgaggactgccctgttttcgACGGGCTTTTTGAGTTTTGTCAGGCATCCGCCGGCGGATCGATTGGCGCCGCCGTTAAACTCAACCGGCAAGATGCTGATATAGCCATCAATTGGGCTGGTGGACTTCATCATGCTAAGAAAAGTGAGGCTTCTGGTTTTTGTTATGTCAATGACATTGTTCTTGGCATCCTCGAGCTCCTCAAAGTCCACAGG CGTGTATTATATATAGATATTGACATCCACCACGGAGATGGTGTTGAGGAGGCATTTTTCACCACTGACAGAGTAATGACTGTGTCTTTCCATAAATTTGGGGACTTTTTCCCTGGTACGGGGCACATTAAAGATCTTGGGGTGGGTCAGGGGAAGTACTATGCCCTTAATGTCCCATTAAATGATGGAATGGATGATGGGAGTTTCCGTGATTTATTCCGTCCTGTCATCCAAAAGGTTATGGAGGTCTATCAGCCCGATGCAGTTGTTCTTCAATGTGGAGCAGATTCCCTGGCTGGCGACAGGTTGGGTTGCTTCAACTTATCTGTTAAAGGTCATGCAGACTGCCTACGTTTCCTTAGATCTTTCAATGTCCCTTTAATGGTTCTAGGTGGGGGAGGTTATACAATTCGCAATGTTGCACGCTGCTGGTGCTATGag ACAGCAGTTGCAGTTGGCGTAGAACCTGATAATAACTTACCTTACAATGAGTATTACGAGTACTTTGGCCCAGATTACACTCTTCATGTGGAACCAAGCCTCATGGAGAACAAAAATTCAGCCCGGGATTTGGAAAGAATCAG GAATATGTTACTTGAGCAGCTTACAAAATTGACTCATGCACCAAGTGTACAATTCCAAACAACACCTCCCATTACAGAAGCTCCGGAAGTG GCTGAGCAAAGCATGGATCAAAGGCCACAACCTCGGATCTGGAATGGTGAAAATTATGAATCTGATAGTGATGAAGATGAAAAGCCTCGACACCGTAGCATAAATAGCAATGTTACACCAATGACAGATGCTGACATGAG GGATATATCTGATTAA